The Rouxiella sp. WC2420 region CAGTTCTGCCTAACACGGCCGATCTGAGCACGCAGCTGACTCAAAAAATCCGTCTAAATATTCCTATGCTCTCTGCAGCAATGGATACCGTTACCGAAGCGAACCTGGCAATTGCCCTGGCTCAGGAAGGCGGGATGGGGTTCATTCACAAAAACATGTCCATTGAACGTCAGGCCGAAGAAGTTCGCCGCGTTAAGAAACATGAAAGCGGCGTCGTTGCCGATCCAAAAACCGTAACACCTTCCACGACCCTGCGTCAGGTTAAAGAACTCACCGAAATCAACGGCTTTGCCGGTTATCCTGTTGTGACCGAAGGCAACGAACTGGTCGGTATTATTACCGGTCGTGACGTTCGCTTCGTGACCGATTTGGAGCAACCAGTCACCGCGGTTATGACGCCGAAAGAGCGTCTGGTTACCGTTAAAGAAGGCGAAGCGCGCGAAGTTGTTCTGCAGAAAATGCACGAAAAACGCGTCGAGAAAGCTTTGGTTGTCGATAGCCAGTTCCACCTGCTGGGTATGATCACCGTTAAAGATTTCCAGAAAGCAGAGCGTAAACCTAACGCCTGTAAAGACGAAAACGGCAGCCTGCGCGTAGGCGCTGCGGTTGGCGCTGGTGCCGGTAACGAAGAGCGTATCGACGCCCTGGTTGCTGCTGGTGTTGACGTACTGCTTATCGATTCTTCCCATGGTCATTCCGAAGGCGTTCTCGGACGCATCCGCGCAACTCGCGAAAAATATCCTGATCTGCAAATCATCGGCGGCAACGTTGCAACCGGCGAAGGTGCTCTGGCACTGGCTCAGGCTGGCGTGAGTGCAGTTAAAGTGGGTATCGGCCCTGGTTCAATCTGTACGACTCGTATGGTTACCGGCGTTGGCGTTCCACAGATCACTGCAGTTTCTGACGCGGTTGAAGCGCTGGAAGGCACCGGTATTCCGGTTATCGCTGACGGCGGCATTCGTTTCTCTGGCGACATCGCTAAAGCTATCGCTGCTGGCGCAAGCTGCGTGATGGTCGGCGGTATGCTGGCAGGCACCGAAGAGTCCCCGGGTGAAATCGAGCTGTACCAAGGCCGTTCATTCAAATCTTACCGCGGCATGGGTTCTCTGGGCGCGATGTCCAAAGGCTCTTCTGACCGTTACTTCCAGAGCGATAACGCCGCTGACAAACTGGTACCTGAAGGTATCGAAGGTCGCGTTGCCTATAAAGGCCGCCTGAAAGAGATCGTGCACCAGCAAATGGGCGGCCTGCGTTCGTGTATGGGTCTGACCGGCTGTGCTACTATCCAGGATCTTCGCACCAAGGCTGAATTTGTTCGTATCAGCGGTGCCGGTATTCAGGAAAGTCACGTACACGATGTGACGATTACCAAAGAGTCTCCGAACTACCGCATGGGCTCTTGATCTTCTTTCGGAGTTGCTGCGCGTTGGTGATACTGCGTTGAAACCGGACTTAAAATGCTCATTTACTTATGTAAACTGCGCTTTTTCGTCCGCTTCCGCCTTGTCTCACCTTAGCTCGCTGATTCCTTGATTGAGTTCATCGAGTTGATTGATTTGATTGAGTTGGTCGAGTTGATTGAGTCCGTGTTAAACCCGGTTTAGGCCGGGTTATCAGTTTCTTAGTTATTTCTTTAAAACTTTAACGCTCTGGAAAATCACCCGCATGAGTGAAAATATTCATAAGCATCGCATTCTTATCCTTGATTTCGGTTCCCAGTACACCCAACTGGTAGCACGCCGCGTTCGTGAACTCGGCGTGTATTGCGAACTCTGGGCCTGGGATGTGACTGAAGCTCAAATCCGTGAATTCAATCCGAACGGCATCATTCTGTCTGGCGGCCCGGAAAGCACCACTGAACATGGTAGCCCTCGCGCACCGGATTACGTATTCGAAGCTGGCGTCCCTGTTTTGGGCGTGTGCTACGGCATGCAGACTATGGCAATGCAGTTGGGTGGCCACGTTGAAGGTTCAACCGAACGTGAATTTGGCTATGCACAAGTTGAAGTGCAGACCAACAGCGCCCTGGTTCGCGATATTGAAGACGCTCTGAGCGCCAACAATAAGCCATTGCTTGATGTTTGGATGAGCCATGGCGATAAAGTCACTGCTATTCCTTCTGACTTTGTTACCGTTGCCAGCACCGATAACTGCCCGTTTGCCATTATGGCCAACGAAGAAAAACGCTTCTACGGCGTGCAGTTCCACCCTGAAGTGACGCACACCCGTCAGGGCCTGCGCATTCTGGAACGCTTCATCATGGATATCTGTGAGTGTGAAGCGCTGTGGACCCCGGCAAAAATCATCGAAGACGCGATTGAACGTCTGAAAGTGCAGATTGGCGACGATCACGTAATCCTCGGCCTGTCCGGCGGCGTTGACTCTTCCGTTACCGCGATGCTGCTGCACCGTGCAATTGGCGATCGTTTGACCTGCGTGTTCGTTGATAACGGACTGCTGCGTTTGAACGAAGCCGACCAAGTGTTAGAAATGTTTGGTGACCGCTTTGGTCTGAACATCATCCACGTTGCCGCTGAAGATCGCTTCCTGTCTGCATTGGCTGGCGAAAATGATCCAGAAGCCAAACGCAAAATCATTGGCCGCGTGTTTGTAGAAGTCTTCGACGAAGAAGCCAGCAAGCGTGACGAGTTCAAATGGTTGGCCCAGGGCACTATCTATCCAGACGTTATCGAATCTGCCGCTTCGGCGACGGGTAAAGCACACGTTATCAAGTCTCACCATAACGTTGGCGGCCTGCCAAAAGAGATGAAGCTGGGTCTGGTTGAGCCGCTGAAAGAGCTGTTCAAAGACGAAGTGCGCAAGATCGGTCTGGAACTTGGCCTGCCATACGACATGCTTTACCGTCACCCGTTCCCGGGGCCAGGTTTAGGCGTTCGCGTACTGGGCGAAGTGAAGAAAGAGTACTGTGACCTGCTGCGTCGCGCCGATGCTATCTTCATTGAAGAGCTGCACAAAGCTGACCTGTACAATAAAGTCAGCCAGGCATTCACCGTATTCTTGCCGGTTCGTTCTGTTGGCGTGATGGGTGATGGCCGTAAATACGATTGGGTTGTTTCACTGCGCGCAGTAGAAACCATCGACTTTATGACCGCACACTGGGCGCATTTGCCATACGATTTCCTTGGCCGCTGCTCTAACCGCATCATCAATGAAGTCGACGGTATTTCCCGCGTTGTCTACGATATCTCTGGTAAACCGCCAGCGACAATCGAGTGGGAATAAATCCCGCGATTTGTTAACGGCTTAGACCGATAGCAAGATCAGAAGCCCTCTGCGAAAGCAGGGGGCTTTTTCTTTTTTACGACTGATAACGAATGCCGAGAGACTCATTTTCCTGACGGTTTAATTCACGGTATCAATATAAAAGTTTTACTCTCAGCTCATTGATACCGTCACCTGTTTTAATCCTTCAAATGTATTTTCAAGCCTTCTTTATCTGTGGCAAATTCTTCTTTGAGAGTGAGTGCAGGGATATTGTAATCGCCGCCGTTTTGCTGGCGGTAAGGGAGCGGCTGAGTTGTGAATAAATCATCCAGGCGGTGGCCGTACTCCTCACAAAGCTGGGCATAACGCAATTCATCGGTTCTACCGGTGCGGTAAAAAACTAACGGAGGCAGCACCGCAAATCCTGGATAATGCAAAACGCCGTGCTGAATCGGGAATAAAATATCGTCGAGAGAGCCATTAATGCCGCGCGGACTATAGTGGGATTCCCATCCACCGGTCGTCACTGCCAGCATCGCGCGTTTGCCTGCCATATTTCCTTCACCGTAGCGGTCTCCCCAGTGAGTATCTGAATGCTCACCCACGCCGTAGGCAAATCCGTAAGCATATACCCGCTCAAACCAGCCTTTCATAATTGCTGGCATCGAGAACCACCAAAGAGGAAACTGAAAAATTACTGCATCGGCCTGGCGCAATTTTTGCTGTTCGGTGGCGATATCCGCACTCTGAGTGCCATTCTCAAAGGCCTTTTTAGAATCCAGAGACGGGTTGAATGGCCGATCGCCGCTGTAGGCGCTGCTGTCGTCGGCATCAATTTGTGCTTTCCAGTTCATGGCATAAAGGTCTGAGACCTGAACTGTATGACCCTGACTTTCAAGCCGCTGTACGGCAAAATCTTTAAGCGATCCGTTTAATGACTGGGGTTCTGGATGGGCATAAACAATAAGAATATTCATAGCTAACTCTCCGTTAAGTGGTAGGCGCAGAGTAGGGGGGACTAAGGTATAGTAGAAATGAATTTAAAATATAGTAGGTATAGTTATGAGCAATTTCGCCAATATGGACCTCAACCTTTTACTGACGCTCGATGCACTGCTCACCGAGCATAACGTGACGCGCGCGGCGCAGCGTTTGCATCTGTCGCAGCCGTCGGTCAGTGTCCAGTTGGCAAAACTGCGGGATATTTTTAACGATCCTTTGCTGCTTCCGGGACCAAGGGGCATGCTGCCTACCGCCAGAGCCGATGAGCTGCGTCAGCCGTTGCGTGACGCCATCGAGCTGCTAAGGCTGGCGGTTTCCCCTGTTAGCCATTTCGACCCGACTAAAAGTGATAAAACCTGGCGCGTCTCGGCGTCTGATTACGGCGAATCTGCAGTACTGCTCCCGGCTTTAAAGGGTTTTCGCATCGCCGCCCCTTTTGCTCGTTTAGCGATATTTGAAACTCAGCCTGCGAAGGTCGGCAGAAAGCTGGAGCTGGGGGAGATTGATTTGCTGTTTCATACGGGGGATGGCATACCTGGCGGGCTGCGTCGTCGAAAACTGTTCGATGAAACCTACCGCTTAGTGAGCCGCGTTGGGCATCCGACGTTGAAAGAGAATCCTGGTCTGGATGAATTTAATCAGCTTGAGCACGTAATGGTTTCACCCGACGGCGGTGGATTTTACGGCATCACCGATAAGGTACTGAGTGAGTGCGGGCTTAAGCGTAAGGTGGTGCTTTCGGTACCGCATTTCCTGTTTGTTCTCTCGGCGCTGGCCACTACTGATCTGGTCGCGATGTTGCCTGCACGGCTAATTGGCAACAATCCGGCATTACAGATTTTTGAACCGCCGCTTGAAGTTCCGGGCTTTGAAATGGCGATGTTATGGCATGAGCGCTCACATCGCGATCCGGCTCATCAATGGCTAAGAGATTTCTTTGTCTCGGCATTGTGATAAAGGGTTAAAATAGGCGATCAGCATCATTAATTCACAGTAAAGCACAGCATTCACAGGATCGTGTTAATTCACGGCGGATAAATATAGTGCATAAATGCACACTGATTCAATGCGATAGTCCTCTTGATTACCCTAATTAAACCCATTGGAACTGTGATAATCATCGTTTCAATGTGAATCCCTATCCTTAATAATAGTGATACTTCATTAATCAAAGCTTGAAGCTGCCCAACTCTAAGAATTAAAAAAAGACCAGCGATAACCGAGTGCCGGAGATTTATCCGTGCCAATAAATCGCTATGTCAAAATAAAAGCTATTTACAGGGGAAAACATCATGTTTATGGATATATTCCAACGCGTGGCCTTTCTTATCGCCGTTTCTTTACTCGGCTGGTATGTCGGCAAGAAATTTAAAATCAGCAGCAAGGATATTTCTTCACTATTAATTTATATTTTCTCGCCCATCGTTAGCTTTGTCTTGATTCTGGATTCGCCTGCAAACGTGGGCTATGTGCTTTATTCTGTTCTATTTTATGTTGTCTCATGCATTGCGGCCGTGCTGGCATTATTTGTTGGACAGCTAATTTGGAAGGATAACCGAGCCAATCTTTTTGCAGCCGCAGGCGGCCAGGGAAACGTCGGTTATTTTGTTTTACCGCTGGCAATTGGCCTGCTTCAGGGAAAAGAGGGCGGTGCAGCAGCGATTGGTATTATTGTGTTCTGTAAAGTTGCATCGACAATTTATGAATTTACAATGGCATTTTATTTAACTGCACGTAGTCATTATTCAGCTAAAAAGAGCTTGCTGATGGTGATAAAAATGCCGACTCTGCATGCGACTATTTTGGCATTAATCGTAAAATATTTTGGCTTTCATTTACCAGGATTTTTATCATCTGGCTTGAGCGGCTTTACTGGCGGCTACAGCATATTAGGTATGATGGTCATAGGACTTTCATTGGCAAGGTATGAGAAATTAATTCCCGACTGGAAATTCACCGCCTATTCAATTATCTGGAAACAAGGTCTTTATACCGTTGTCATCATCTTTATCTTCACCTATTTCTTTAATCTCACCTATGCCGAGAAAATTGTTCTGGTAATGCTGGCCTGCAACCCACTGGCGGGGAATATCGCTGCCGTTGCTGCGGCATTGGACGTTCATCCTGAGAAAGCCTCTTTTGCCATCATGGTGAGTACCATTTTGGCACTGATCACCGTACCGCTGACACTATCCTTTGTATTTTAAAGGCTGTGAAGTTAAGTTAATTGTGAAACGAATTTATGAGTTATCAGTAAACTCACAGTCCTGTGTGAATAAAAGTTAAAATGCCTGAATGTTTTTATATTAATAAATTCATTGATTTAAGTTAATTTTTACTTTTCTTGCTGACTGTGAAAAATGTGGCATCAGGCATGTTTTTGTGAATTATCGTTAAATATAATGTTAAACACACACTCATCTGACAGGTTAAACCCACCTATGAACTCATAGGCAGACTTTACCGGGTGACCTGTAAATCACGAGATAAACAATAATGAGTCAGTTAACGACAGTTCAGGTTATCAGTGCATTAGTGGTTCGTTCCCCTTTTGATGCGGGCATTCTTCCTGCCTGGGAAGAGCAGGGTAACGGCGTAGAAGTTAAATGGAATCCTACCACAGTGATTATGGATAACATTCGCAGCGGTTATCGTACCGATGTCGCGATTGTCACCGTGGCAGCAATGGATGAGCTGATCGAGGCCGGTATTGTCGATGGCAGTACCCGGATCGAGCTGGTGGAATCACGCATTGGTCTGGCGGTCAAAGCGGGTGAACCACACCCGAATATCGCGGATACGGATGCGCTTGTTGAAACTCTGCGCAATGCGCGTTCTGTCGCTTACTCGCTTGGCGGTGCCAGCGGGATTTATTTTAAGACACTGATCGAGAAACTGGGTATTGCCGAGGAAGTTAATAGCAAGGCGAGTACGATTCCCGAAGGTTTCACGGCAGAAAAATTGACCACTGGCGAAGCAAGTCTGGCGGTGCAGCAGATAAGCGAACTGCTGGTAGTTCCTGGTATTGAAGTGATCGGTCCCCTGCCTGAAGCCGTACAAAAGGCGACATCTTTCTCGGCGGCGGTGTTTAAAGACGCGAAAAATCCTCAGCTGAGTCAGGCCTTCCTGAGTCATTTACAATCAGCGGCTTCTGCCAGTGCTTACCAGGCTCAGGGGCTGGATCCACGTTTTTAATCGCCACACTTCAGGCCTGAAATTTACAAGCATTTTGAAAGGACATCATCGAGAGTGAACATGCTTCCTGTTGAACGACGAGACTATATTTTTCGCTATGTGCACGAAAACCAGGTGGCAGCAATCAATGTGCTTGCCAGCCTGATGAGTGTTTCGCACATGACTATCCGTCGTGACGTAGAAGAGCTGGAAAGAGAAGGGAAAATCACTCGGGTGAGCGGCGGCGTCAGGCTGAATGAAGCGCTACGGCAGGAGCTGGCATACATTGACAAGGCACAGCTTCATCATCGGCAGAAAATATTGCTGGGCAAATACGCCGCGAGCTGTGTTGAAGACGGGCTGGTGGTTTACCTCGATGCAGGAACCACGACTTTTGAAATTGCCCGCTGTCTGGCTGAGCGCTTTCATCTCACAGTGATCACCAACGATTTTTCAATATCTCAATATTTGATGGACAAGCCCCAGGTCAATCTCTTTCACATCGGTGGCGAGGTGGATAAGCGCAATTACTCGACAGTGGGGATTTGCGCGGCCTCATTTCTAAAGTCGCTAAACATTGATATTGCGTTTATCAGCAGTTCATCCTGGGATTTGAAATACGGGGTGTCGACGCCTTATGAAGGCAAGGCTATCGTCAAACAGGCGGTGCTCAGCGTTTCGCGCCGGAATATTCTGGTCAGCGATAGCAGTAAATACGGCAAGTATGGCAAATATAAAATCTTCCCGCTCGACGAAATAAAAGAAGTGATTACTGATTCACTATTACCGCTGCAAGAGCAAATCAGCATCAGGAACGAGGGGATACAGCTCCACGTTGTTCCGGTGTAATTTTAAAAAGGAAAAGATCATGTCCCTTGAAAGCAAAATCCGTGAAGAAATTTGTCAGACAGGTGTAAGCCTGTACCAGCGGGGATACGTGGTGGGTAGCGCGGGAAATATCAGTGCTCGTCTCGATGATGGTTGGCTGATTACCCCGACGGATGCCTGCCTCGGGCGGCTGGACCCGGCCGCCATTGCCAAGGTTGGCCGCAGCGGTGAATGGCTGTCTGGTGATAAGCCTTCAAAAACTTTGCTGCTGCATCGCCAGGTTTACGACAACAACTCTCAAGTTGGCGCAGTATTGCACACCCATTCTACCGCGCTGGTGGCGTTAACGCTGGCAGGAGTGTGGAGTAAAGAGAGCATTCTGCCGCCGATCACCCCCTATCAAGTCATGAAGGTGGGCAAGATTCCGCTGATTGATTACTGCCGTCCGGGGGCTCCGGAAGTCGCTGAGCAAGTTGCTGCGCTGGCGAATCAGGTGCGAGGTGTCATGCTGGAAAGGCTAGGGCCGGTTGTTTGGGAAAGCAGTGTTTCAAAAGCCTGTTTTGCCCTTGAGGAGCTAGAGGAAACAGCGCGCCTGTGGGCGATGCAGTTGAGTAAGCCATTGCCACTGTCACAACACAGCCTTGACGAATTGGCTCAGGTTTTTGGGGCGCAGTGGTGATAAAAAATCAAGCTGATTAAGGCAAAATCATGAAAAAAAAAGCTTTATTAACGAGGGGAAAGCACCTAATTATCAGTCTGAGTTATTTTTTACGCAGGACTTTATAGTGAAACAGATAGTATTCACCGGTTGAGCTTTCACCGCTGGAGATAATTTCCCAACCGCGATGAAGATAAAAAGCCACCGCTGATTTATTTTGGGTCAGGCATTTTAATGCGCCAGTGCGGGTAAAATTCTTTTCAACTACGCCAATCAGATAACTACCCACCCCTTGGCCCTGAGCTTCAGGGTCAATAAACAGGTTGTGCAGGAAATTCTCATACAGTTCTATCGAAGCAAATCCGACCACTTTCTCGTTTTGCTCGGCAACAATGATTTTTTCGCCAATCACCGCACGATCAAAATCCTCAAGCCTCCATTCGCTGCTGTCCAACCAGGTCCAGGCCGCTTTGCGAGAGGCGAGATATAGGGTGCGCAAAAAAGGACGATCGGCTTCTTGATAGGGGCGGACCCTGATAGACAAAGGCAACTCCTTGCAAATTGAAATCCCGGCGAATCGGTCGCCGGGATTTAACTACTATTTAAAAATCATATTCTAAAGCTAAGTTGCTTTGCCAGAAGTTTCCAGCGGAATTTGAGGTAGTTTGCACACCGGCGTATTCGGTTATGCTTAGGCCTTTAAGCGTGCCGCCAAAGCTATAAGTACCATAAGCCAGATATTCTGACTGGTTAGTGCTGCTCGCACCGCTGCCTGGCGTCAGGTCCATAAAGGTATAGCGTGCGCCGACAGAAATATTTGAGGTGGCCGCCCAGTCTACTTCAGTGCCGTAAGCATTGCCGCTGCCCAGGTCCTGAGTACTGGTAAAGTAAGGTTGAGCGAAATACGTTCCAGATGAGACATTGTGCGAGTAAGGCGTGACCAGGGCTCCATCACCGTAGGCATTATTGCTGGCGGCAATGTGATCCCAACCCAGGGACCAAACCACCGACGGGGTGAAGTTCATTGTAAATTGCGCGCCGTAAGTGGTGCTGTTGACTTCGCCTGCAACGGCATTGCCCGAGCTAAGACCACGAATCGCCTGCACACCAATTTTAGGCTGATATGGATTATCGGTCCACGACAGGAAGCTGTCCCCATAATACATTTTGGTATAGTTATTATAGTCTTGATACCACAGCTGGCCGGTCAGTTTTTTGTTGTCAAAGTTGACTGCGCGGCCTCCGCCGATAGCCCACATACCGTTTGTTTTCATGCCTTCATTCGTTCCGTCAGCATTGGTATATTCGGTGTCTCTGTGGAAACCTTGATCACCCCATGACTTGTAGCGGGTGACTTTAGTGGCGTGCAGGAAGTTGTCACTGTCACCGTAATTGGCGTCAACGGCACGATACAGCATCGGGGTGATACGCCAGTCGTAATCACCGAGGAATGGGATATTCAGCCGCTGGTCACCGGCAGTAATACTGAAGTCTTTATAATGATATTTAATGTAGGCTTCGCCAACGCCGGTTTCATTTGGGCCAAGTTCTGCAACCAGGTGATCTTCATTGTGGTCGATACCACGCTGCAAGATGCCACCAAGTGCAAAGCTCAGGCCGTAATACTCGGCACTGGTGTATTTTAGTGTGCCGCCATAGCTAAAGGTATCTTGGCTGTAACCTTTTTCGAAATAGGCGTTATTCGTTGAGTAGTCAAGCGCACGCAGGCTGCCGTGTATCGTTCCGCAGGTAAACATTTGCGTCAGTGAGTCAGCAACACCCGCGCTACAGTCAGACGTAGCCGCCATCGCATGCCCCATAAACATTGCTTGCGTCACCCATAGCGCGCCTAGCTTCAAAGAGAAGCATAATTTTTGTCGTTTCATTCTTTTATCCTGTCGAAAGTAATGTCATTTGCGGGCTATAAAACGGCCTATTTGCTTTTGTCTCTCAAATTTTACGCAAACGGTTGCCAGCTCATTGAGCAAAGGGCGGGGGCATAATAGATATTTTTATAGTTTGGTCAATAAGAACGGATCGTTATCATTTTAAACCGAATACATATTTAGGGTCTAAAAGCACGCTGGGTGTATGTAACTATTTGTTATTTATTTAAATTATTTAGGTGAGCTAATTTATGGATAAACGTTTCTTTATTTGTCGTGCTTGATTTTAAAACATCATAACTTGTTTGTTTTTACCGCGATGTTGCAAAATATCGGTATTATTTGTTTCATTATTTATTTGCTTAAATAATGTGCTTATTACAAGTTACGTACCGTTATATTATCGTTGCTGCCGTACAGTAATTAATAAAATAAATCCCGGCGAATTGAACGCCGGGATTGTAGACCTGGTTAGAAGTCGTATTCCAGACTGATTCGGTTTTGCCAGAAGTTTCCAGCTGAGTTAGAGGTGGTTTGCACGCCGGCAAAATCGGTCACGCTCAGGCCTTTCAGCACACCATCAAAGCTGTATGTGCCGTAAATCAGGTATTCCGACTGATTAGTGCTGCTCGCGCCAGAGCTAGGAGTCAGATCCATAAAGGTATAACGAGTACCAACAGAAATGCTGGAAGTTGCCGTCCAGTTCAGGTCGGTGCCGTAGGCATTGCCGCTGCCCAAGTCCTGAGTGCTGGTGAAGAACGGTTGTGCGAAATACGGGCCTGATGAAGCATTATGCGCATATGGCGTGACCAGTGCGCCGTCGCCGTAGGCATTATTGCTGGCGGCAATGTGATCCCAGTTCAGAGACCAGCGCAGAGACGGAGTAAAGTTCATCGCGAACTGTGCGCCGTAAGTGGTGCTGTTAACTTCGCCCGCGACGGCATTGCCCGAGCTAAGGCCGCGAATAACTTGCAGACCAATTTTTGGCTGGTAAGAGGTATCGGTCCACGACAGGTAGCTGTCGGCATAATACATTTTAGTATAATTATTATAGTCTTCGTACCACAGCTGGCCGGTCAGCTTTTTATTATCAAAGTTGACTGCGCGACCGCCGCCGATGGCCCACATGCCGTTGGTTTTCATGCCTTCGTTAGTGCCATCTGCATTGGTATAGGCAGTGTCTCTGTGGAAACCTTGATCACCCCAGTTTTTAAAGCGGGTGACTTTAGTGGCGTGCAGGAAGTTATCGGCATCGCCGTAGTTGGCATCAACAGCGCGGTACAGCATTGGGGTGATACGCCAGTCATAATCACCGAGGAATGGAATGCTAAGGCGTTGATCACCGGCAGTAATACTGAAATCTTTATAATGATATTTGATGTAGGCCTCACCGACGCCGGTTTGATTTGAACCGAGCTCAGAGACCAAATGATCCTGATTGTGATCAATACCACGCTGGAAAATGCCACCGAGACCAAAGCTCAGGCCATAATATTCTGCGGTGGTGTATTTTACGGTGCCGCCGTAGCTGAAGGTGTCTTGACTGTAACCTTTTGAAAAATATGCGTTATGTGTCGAGTAATCAAGCGCACGCAGGCTGCCGTGTACTGAACCGCAGGTGAACATTTGGGTCAGTGAGTCGGCAACGCCAGCGTCGCAGTCAGACGTCGCGGCTGTTGCCGCCGCCGCATGACCCATAAACAGTGCCTGTGAAACCAATAGCGCGCCCAGCTTCAATGAGAAGCTTAATTTTTGTTGTTTCATTCATTTCATCCTGTCAAAAGTAATGTCATTTGCGGGCCTTAAAAGCGGCCTATTTGTTTGTGTTTCTCAAATTTGACGCAAACGGTTGCCACCTCGCTAAACAAAGGGCGGGGCGATAATAGTTATTTTTATCGTTCAGTCAATAAGAGTGGATCATTATCAATTTCAAGCTGGTCACGTATTTCCCAGCCACGCAGCTTGCCGGGATTAAGTAATCCATTAGGATCTAATGCATTTTTTACTGAAACTACCTCCGTGCGAACGACTCCTTGCTTACCA contains the following coding sequences:
- the guaB gene encoding IMP dehydrogenase, producing the protein MLRLKKEALTFDDVLLIPAHSTVLPNTADLSTQLTQKIRLNIPMLSAAMDTVTEANLAIALAQEGGMGFIHKNMSIERQAEEVRRVKKHESGVVADPKTVTPSTTLRQVKELTEINGFAGYPVVTEGNELVGIITGRDVRFVTDLEQPVTAVMTPKERLVTVKEGEAREVVLQKMHEKRVEKALVVDSQFHLLGMITVKDFQKAERKPNACKDENGSLRVGAAVGAGAGNEERIDALVAAGVDVLLIDSSHGHSEGVLGRIRATREKYPDLQIIGGNVATGEGALALAQAGVSAVKVGIGPGSICTTRMVTGVGVPQITAVSDAVEALEGTGIPVIADGGIRFSGDIAKAIAAGASCVMVGGMLAGTEESPGEIELYQGRSFKSYRGMGSLGAMSKGSSDRYFQSDNAADKLVPEGIEGRVAYKGRLKEIVHQQMGGLRSCMGLTGCATIQDLRTKAEFVRISGAGIQESHVHDVTITKESPNYRMGS
- the guaA gene encoding glutamine-hydrolyzing GMP synthase, giving the protein MSENIHKHRILILDFGSQYTQLVARRVRELGVYCELWAWDVTEAQIREFNPNGIILSGGPESTTEHGSPRAPDYVFEAGVPVLGVCYGMQTMAMQLGGHVEGSTEREFGYAQVEVQTNSALVRDIEDALSANNKPLLDVWMSHGDKVTAIPSDFVTVASTDNCPFAIMANEEKRFYGVQFHPEVTHTRQGLRILERFIMDICECEALWTPAKIIEDAIERLKVQIGDDHVILGLSGGVDSSVTAMLLHRAIGDRLTCVFVDNGLLRLNEADQVLEMFGDRFGLNIIHVAAEDRFLSALAGENDPEAKRKIIGRVFVEVFDEEASKRDEFKWLAQGTIYPDVIESAASATGKAHVIKSHHNVGGLPKEMKLGLVEPLKELFKDEVRKIGLELGLPYDMLYRHPFPGPGLGVRVLGEVKKEYCDLLRRADAIFIEELHKADLYNKVSQAFTVFLPVRSVGVMGDGRKYDWVVSLRAVETIDFMTAHWAHLPYDFLGRCSNRIINEVDGISRVVYDISGKPPATIEWE
- a CDS encoding NAD(P)H-dependent oxidoreductase; the protein is MNILIVYAHPEPQSLNGSLKDFAVQRLESQGHTVQVSDLYAMNWKAQIDADDSSAYSGDRPFNPSLDSKKAFENGTQSADIATEQQKLRQADAVIFQFPLWWFSMPAIMKGWFERVYAYGFAYGVGEHSDTHWGDRYGEGNMAGKRAMLAVTTGGWESHYSPRGINGSLDDILFPIQHGVLHYPGFAVLPPLVFYRTGRTDELRYAQLCEEYGHRLDDLFTTQPLPYRQQNGGDYNIPALTLKEEFATDKEGLKIHLKD
- a CDS encoding LysR family transcriptional regulator, with product MSNFANMDLNLLLTLDALLTEHNVTRAAQRLHLSQPSVSVQLAKLRDIFNDPLLLPGPRGMLPTARADELRQPLRDAIELLRLAVSPVSHFDPTKSDKTWRVSASDYGESAVLLPALKGFRIAAPFARLAIFETQPAKVGRKLELGEIDLLFHTGDGIPGGLRRRKLFDETYRLVSRVGHPTLKENPGLDEFNQLEHVMVSPDGGGFYGITDKVLSECGLKRKVVLSVPHFLFVLSALATTDLVAMLPARLIGNNPALQIFEPPLEVPGFEMAMLWHERSHRDPAHQWLRDFFVSAL
- a CDS encoding AEC family transporter → MFMDIFQRVAFLIAVSLLGWYVGKKFKISSKDISSLLIYIFSPIVSFVLILDSPANVGYVLYSVLFYVVSCIAAVLALFVGQLIWKDNRANLFAAAGGQGNVGYFVLPLAIGLLQGKEGGAAAIGIIVFCKVASTIYEFTMAFYLTARSHYSAKKSLLMVIKMPTLHATILALIVKYFGFHLPGFLSSGLSGFTGGYSILGMMVIGLSLARYEKLIPDWKFTAYSIIWKQGLYTVVIIFIFTYFFNLTYAEKIVLVMLACNPLAGNIAAVAAALDVHPEKASFAIMVSTILALITVPLTLSFVF
- a CDS encoding molybdate ABC transporter substrate-binding protein codes for the protein MSQLTTVQVISALVVRSPFDAGILPAWEEQGNGVEVKWNPTTVIMDNIRSGYRTDVAIVTVAAMDELIEAGIVDGSTRIELVESRIGLAVKAGEPHPNIADTDALVETLRNARSVAYSLGGASGIYFKTLIEKLGIAEEVNSKASTIPEGFTAEKLTTGEASLAVQQISELLVVPGIEVIGPLPEAVQKATSFSAAVFKDAKNPQLSQAFLSHLQSAASASAYQAQGLDPRF
- a CDS encoding DeoR/GlpR family DNA-binding transcription regulator is translated as MLPVERRDYIFRYVHENQVAAINVLASLMSVSHMTIRRDVEELEREGKITRVSGGVRLNEALRQELAYIDKAQLHHRQKILLGKYAASCVEDGLVVYLDAGTTTFEIARCLAERFHLTVITNDFSISQYLMDKPQVNLFHIGGEVDKRNYSTVGICAASFLKSLNIDIAFISSSSWDLKYGVSTPYEGKAIVKQAVLSVSRRNILVSDSSKYGKYGKYKIFPLDEIKEVITDSLLPLQEQISIRNEGIQLHVVPV
- a CDS encoding aldolase; translation: MSLESKIREEICQTGVSLYQRGYVVGSAGNISARLDDGWLITPTDACLGRLDPAAIAKVGRSGEWLSGDKPSKTLLLHRQVYDNNSQVGAVLHTHSTALVALTLAGVWSKESILPPITPYQVMKVGKIPLIDYCRPGAPEVAEQVAALANQVRGVMLERLGPVVWESSVSKACFALEELEETARLWAMQLSKPLPLSQHSLDELAQVFGAQW
- a CDS encoding GNAT family N-acetyltransferase; translation: MSIRVRPYQEADRPFLRTLYLASRKAAWTWLDSSEWRLEDFDRAVIGEKIIVAEQNEKVVGFASIELYENFLHNLFIDPEAQGQGVGSYLIGVVEKNFTRTGALKCLTQNKSAVAFYLHRGWEIISSGESSTGEYYLFHYKVLRKK